One genomic window of Desmospora activa DSM 45169 includes the following:
- a CDS encoding YlmC/YmxH family sporulation protein has product MRWSEFAEKELIDMAGGEKMGVVGHADLVIDPATGQIHSLLLPIPSTSWFGKKQGHREIHWHHIKKIGPEMVIVEGKRGSNNDPY; this is encoded by the coding sequence ATGCGCTGGAGCGAATTTGCAGAAAAAGAGTTGATCGATATGGCAGGAGGGGAGAAGATGGGGGTAGTGGGGCACGCCGATCTGGTGATCGATCCGGCGACAGGTCAGATTCATTCGTTGTTGTTACCGATTCCGTCCACTTCCTGGTTCGGCAAAAAGCAAGGACACCGGGAAATCCATTGGCATCATATTAAAAAGATTGGACCGGAGATGGTAATTGTGGAGGGGAAGCGAGGATCCAACAACGATCCGTATTAA
- a CDS encoding aspartyl-phosphate phosphatase Spo0E family protein, with amino-acid sequence MNATDLKSLEQELEKMRQVLHQQVGGNVSALSHAAVLPISRRLDYLLNRYYELKQKQSF; translated from the coding sequence GTGAATGCCACAGATTTAAAATCGCTGGAACAGGAACTGGAGAAAATGAGACAAGTCCTTCATCAACAAGTAGGAGGAAATGTTTCCGCTCTTTCACATGCTGCGGTACTGCCCATCAGTCGCCGTTTGGATTATCTGTTAAACCGATATTATGAGCTAAAACAGAAACAATCCTTTTGA